A genome region from Solirubrobacter pauli includes the following:
- a CDS encoding carboxylate-amine ligase has product MTSADALRARFDEPDELGYGIEEELFLVDHETLDELPLAREVHERADGDPRFKLELMAAQLEIVTPPSPDVETAVAALAVARRDLAAVAEPIGRLMSAGAHPTAPELSVLTDDPRYQHTLADYGERARRQLVSGLHLHISLGGADRTLAVYNALRSHLPEIAALAANAPFHAGRDTGLASIRPTIAVNLRRQGVPPQIPSWEWFADALEWGRVSDTVPDTRRWWFELRLHAAYGTLELRAPDAQASIADVHGVAAFAFGLVESLAARHDAGEDLPVHDTWRIDENRWSAMRDGVEGTLADLETGERVPTRELLRSRLPELHPATEALIEANGAMRARAAGLDGAAAYLADAYTSAPAAAP; this is encoded by the coding sequence ATGACGTCGGCGGACGCGCTGCGAGCACGCTTCGACGAGCCGGACGAGCTGGGCTACGGCATCGAGGAGGAGCTGTTCCTCGTCGACCACGAGACCCTCGACGAGCTGCCGCTCGCGCGCGAGGTGCACGAGCGCGCCGACGGCGACCCGCGCTTCAAGCTCGAGCTGATGGCGGCCCAGCTGGAGATCGTCACGCCGCCCTCGCCCGACGTGGAGACCGCCGTCGCGGCGCTGGCCGTCGCCCGCCGCGACCTCGCCGCGGTCGCGGAGCCGATCGGCCGGCTGATGAGCGCGGGCGCGCATCCGACGGCGCCGGAGCTGAGCGTGCTGACCGACGACCCGCGCTACCAGCACACGCTCGCCGACTACGGCGAGCGCGCGCGGCGCCAGCTCGTCTCCGGACTGCACCTGCACATCTCGCTCGGCGGCGCCGACCGCACGCTGGCCGTCTACAACGCGCTGCGCTCACACCTGCCGGAGATCGCCGCGCTGGCCGCCAACGCGCCGTTCCACGCCGGGCGGGACACCGGGCTCGCCTCGATCCGCCCGACGATCGCGGTCAACCTGCGCCGCCAGGGCGTGCCTCCGCAGATCCCGAGCTGGGAGTGGTTCGCGGACGCGCTCGAGTGGGGACGCGTGTCGGACACCGTGCCGGACACGCGCCGCTGGTGGTTCGAGCTGCGCCTGCATGCGGCGTACGGGACGCTGGAGCTGCGCGCACCGGACGCGCAGGCGAGCATCGCGGACGTGCACGGCGTCGCGGCGTTCGCGTTCGGGCTCGTCGAGTCGCTGGCCGCGCGCCACGACGCGGGGGAGGACCTGCCCGTGCACGACACCTGGCGGATCGACGAGAACCGCTGGTCGGCCATGCGCGACGGCGTCGAGGGGACGCTCGCCGACCTGGAGACCGGCGAGCGGGTGCCGACGCGCGAGCTGCTCCGCTCCCGGCTGCCGGAGCTGCATCCGGCGACCGAGGCGCTGATCGAGGCCAATGGCGCCATGCGTGCGCGCGCCGCCGGGCTGGACGGCGCGGCCGCGTACCTCGCCGACGCCTACACCAGCGCGCCGGCCGCCGCCCCGTGA
- a CDS encoding NAD-dependent epimerase/dehydratase family protein: MERVLITGAAGAIGTVLRPALREGLAELRLSDLEAIDELAGNETFVRADLTDFDAVLRAVEGVDAVVHLGAVPNESAFDVIAGPNLHGAYHVFEACRRHGVRRVVYASSNHATGMYPVGEPLDGSVAPRPDGLYGASKVFGEALARMYVDRFGLSAVCLRIGSFKPQPEEERELSTWLSHADGIRLVQAALTADVDFAIVYGASANTRRWWPADTLIGFTPRDDAEAFAPLPPSAWERQGGPNTDREHGGWVA, encoded by the coding sequence ATGGAGCGTGTGTTGATCACCGGCGCGGCGGGCGCCATCGGGACCGTGCTGCGCCCGGCGCTGCGCGAGGGGCTGGCCGAGCTGCGGCTGAGCGACCTGGAAGCCATCGACGAGCTCGCCGGGAACGAGACGTTCGTGCGCGCCGACCTCACCGACTTCGACGCGGTGCTGCGCGCGGTCGAGGGCGTCGACGCCGTGGTCCACCTCGGCGCGGTGCCCAACGAGTCCGCGTTCGACGTGATCGCCGGCCCCAACCTGCACGGCGCGTACCACGTGTTCGAGGCCTGCCGACGGCACGGCGTGCGCCGGGTCGTCTACGCCAGCTCGAACCACGCGACCGGCATGTACCCGGTCGGCGAGCCGCTCGACGGCTCCGTCGCGCCGCGGCCGGACGGGCTCTACGGCGCGTCGAAGGTGTTCGGCGAGGCGCTCGCGCGCATGTACGTGGACCGGTTCGGCCTGAGCGCCGTATGCCTGCGCATCGGGTCGTTCAAGCCACAGCCGGAGGAGGAGCGCGAGCTGTCGACGTGGCTCTCGCACGCGGACGGGATCCGGCTCGTGCAGGCCGCGCTCACCGCCGACGTGGACTTCGCGATCGTCTACGGCGCGTCCGCGAACACCCGCCGCTGGTGGCCGGCGGACACGCTGATCGGCTTCACCCCGCGCGACGACGCCGAGGCCTTCGCCCCGCTCCCGCCCAGCGCGTGGGAGCGACAGGGTGGCCCGAACACCGACCGCGAGCATGGAGGCTGGGTCGCATGA
- a CDS encoding PspC domain-containing protein has protein sequence MDEGLPTPITRPRRGRVLGGVCAGLATRWGVPAGRVRLGFVAAGLCFGLGALVYLAAWLIFPAESEDGVTPGQRGIVLLAQTCGALLGLATLAGAGTLATLFGFGWVVVALAAAILVGTLAGWSRLGPSWALLPIGALVLPSAALAVGGVQVDPSTSSVAYSPRAYTELDDQTYKSGLGLLTLDLRDTQLPASGTIDVKVRAGVRRTLVALPHDRCVRVEVVSHAIPDLLQLGALLVGRGTTATPSPVLFNGPGRVAGDQNGSTITFTGPERPVRPGPTLKIDYETAGGELIVRDYPDDVEPRSTPDWPGYRVYVEDRPDTTGLSKAEARRILREWRVRRDEQVEDKARVDRLMDGPCSVPVETRRKRR, from the coding sequence ATGGACGAAGGGCTTCCCACACCGATCACCCGCCCCCGCCGCGGTCGTGTCCTCGGCGGCGTGTGCGCCGGCCTCGCGACCCGCTGGGGCGTGCCCGCCGGGCGCGTGCGCCTCGGCTTCGTCGCCGCCGGCCTGTGCTTCGGGCTCGGCGCGCTCGTGTACCTGGCGGCGTGGCTGATCTTCCCCGCCGAGAGCGAGGACGGCGTCACGCCGGGCCAGCGCGGCATCGTGCTGCTCGCGCAGACGTGCGGCGCGCTCCTCGGCCTGGCGACGCTGGCGGGCGCCGGCACGCTCGCGACCCTGTTCGGCTTCGGCTGGGTGGTCGTCGCGCTCGCCGCCGCGATCCTCGTCGGCACGCTCGCGGGCTGGTCGCGGCTGGGCCCGTCATGGGCGCTGCTGCCGATCGGTGCGCTCGTGCTGCCCAGCGCGGCGCTCGCGGTCGGCGGGGTGCAGGTGGACCCGAGCACGTCGTCGGTGGCGTACTCGCCGCGCGCGTACACCGAGCTGGACGACCAGACCTACAAGAGCGGCCTCGGCCTGCTCACGCTGGACCTGCGCGACACCCAGCTTCCCGCGAGCGGCACGATCGACGTCAAGGTCCGAGCCGGCGTGCGCCGCACGCTGGTCGCGCTCCCGCACGACCGGTGCGTGCGCGTGGAAGTCGTCTCGCACGCCATCCCCGATCTCCTCCAGCTGGGCGCGCTCCTGGTCGGCCGGGGCACCACGGCGACGCCGTCGCCGGTGCTCTTCAACGGCCCGGGCCGCGTCGCGGGCGACCAGAACGGGTCGACGATCACGTTCACGGGGCCCGAGCGGCCGGTCCGCCCGGGCCCGACGCTGAAGATCGACTACGAGACCGCGGGCGGCGAGCTGATCGTCCGCGACTACCCCGACGACGTCGAGCCGCGCTCGACCCCCGACTGGCCCGGCTACCGCGTGTACGTCGAGGACCGCCCGGACACCACCGGCCTGAGCAAGGCCGAGGCCCGGCGGATCCTCCGCGAGTGGCGGGTCCGGCGCGACGAGCAGGTCGAGGACAAGGCGCGCGTCGACCGCCTGATGGACGGCCCGTGCTCGGTCCCCGTCGAGACGAGGAGGAAGCGCCGATGA
- a CDS encoding sensor histidine kinase: protein MNAITDPVARITAAAGVLLVAALAVSLGDGGATLPLALLGAGTVLALFVLVPRAIAGIRRHPALLIGGLLVAGLPVALIVFGLFADRYGYSYGYGIPSAIAALVPLALIAFAALGGLILIADDVRTRFGLAQRGLTPWQRLTGTFDSPMPAPWRALGGLALVGLALILGLGYIGASGSSDLMSLVLLLVLGGGAAAIIAVPLLIAGLARSDRARLTTAREDERRRVAAHLHDSVLQTLALVQRQAHDPAAVQRLARRQEHELRAWMAGEVELGTETLGAALRKAVAEVEDDLDASVEVTILGERVLDRETEALAAAAREALRNAARHAGSPIFVFAQASPDGAEVFVRDEGPGFDLGAVPTERRGVRDSIIGRMRAVGGRAEIDSVPGEGTEVALRIGVTG from the coding sequence ATGAACGCGATCACCGATCCTGTCGCACGCATCACCGCCGCGGCCGGCGTGCTGCTGGTCGCCGCGCTCGCCGTCTCCCTCGGCGACGGCGGCGCGACCCTGCCGCTCGCGCTCCTGGGCGCGGGCACGGTGCTCGCCCTGTTCGTGCTCGTGCCGCGGGCCATCGCCGGCATCCGCCGCCACCCGGCGCTGCTGATCGGCGGGCTGCTGGTGGCGGGCCTGCCGGTGGCGCTGATCGTCTTCGGCCTGTTCGCCGACCGCTATGGCTACAGCTACGGGTACGGCATCCCGAGCGCGATCGCGGCGCTCGTGCCGCTCGCGCTGATCGCGTTCGCGGCGCTCGGGGGCCTGATCCTGATCGCCGATGACGTGCGCACCCGCTTCGGCCTCGCGCAGCGCGGCCTCACGCCGTGGCAGCGGCTCACCGGAACCTTCGACTCACCCATGCCGGCGCCGTGGCGGGCGCTCGGTGGCCTTGCGCTGGTGGGCCTCGCCCTCATCCTCGGGCTCGGTTACATCGGCGCCAGTGGCAGCAGCGACCTCATGTCCCTGGTCCTGTTGCTCGTGCTGGGCGGCGGCGCGGCGGCCATCATCGCCGTGCCCCTCCTCATCGCGGGGCTGGCCCGCTCGGACCGCGCGCGTCTGACCACCGCGCGTGAGGACGAGCGCCGCCGCGTCGCCGCCCACCTGCACGACTCCGTCCTCCAGACGCTCGCGCTCGTCCAGCGCCAGGCGCACGACCCCGCGGCGGTGCAGCGGCTCGCGCGCCGCCAGGAGCATGAGCTGCGCGCGTGGATGGCCGGCGAGGTGGAACTCGGCACGGAGACCCTCGGCGCCGCGCTGCGCAAGGCGGTGGCCGAGGTGGAAGATGACCTTGATGCGAGTGTGGAGGTGACGATCCTGGGCGAGCGCGTGCTCGACCGCGAGACCGAGGCGCTGGCCGCCGCGGCGCGCGAGGCGCTGCGCAACGCCGCGCGCCACGCCGGCTCGCCGATCTTCGTCTTCGCGCAGGCCTCGCCGGACGGGGCGGAGGTGTTCGTGCGTGACGAAGGACCCGGCTTCGACCTCGGCGCGGTGCCGACGGAGCGCCGTGGCGTGCGCGACTCGATCATCGGCCGCATGCGGGCCGTCGGCGGGCGCGCGGAGATCGACTCCGTGCCCGGCGAAGGCACCGAGGTGGCGCTGCGGATCGGGGTGACGGGATGA
- a CDS encoding response regulator: MRIVVVDDHHLFRAGVRAELAPHHEVVGEAGTPAEAAAVIAETAPDVVLLDVHLPDGGGVAVLEALQAAEAPPKVLALSVSDAAEDVVPMIRAGALGYVTKTIDTSELLDALATVAAGDAYFSPRLAAFVLQAFSAPAPPKSELEALTPREREVLHHLARGYAYKRIAARLGISDRTVETHVGNVLRKLQLTSRHEVSHWAATRGLVTDDEEAP; the protein is encoded by the coding sequence ATGAGGATCGTCGTGGTCGACGACCACCACCTGTTCCGCGCGGGCGTGCGCGCGGAGCTCGCGCCGCACCATGAGGTGGTGGGCGAGGCGGGCACGCCGGCCGAGGCCGCGGCGGTGATCGCCGAGACCGCGCCCGACGTCGTCCTGCTCGACGTGCACCTGCCCGACGGCGGCGGCGTCGCGGTCCTCGAAGCCCTGCAGGCGGCCGAGGCGCCGCCCAAGGTCCTGGCGCTGTCGGTGTCCGACGCCGCCGAGGACGTCGTGCCGATGATCCGCGCCGGCGCGCTCGGCTACGTCACCAAGACGATCGACACGAGCGAGCTGCTCGACGCGCTCGCGACGGTCGCCGCCGGCGACGCGTACTTCAGCCCGCGGCTGGCCGCGTTCGTGCTGCAGGCGTTCTCGGCGCCCGCGCCGCCGAAGTCCGAGCTGGAGGCGCTCACGCCACGCGAGCGGGAGGTCCTGCATCACCTCGCCCGCGGCTACGCCTACAAGCGGATCGCGGCGCGGCTCGGGATCAGCGACCGCACGGTCGAGACGCACGTGGGCAACGTCCTGCGCAAGCTCCAGCTCACCTCGCGGCACGAGGTCAGCCACTGGGCGGCGACGCGCGGCCTCGTCACCGACGACGAAGAGGCTCCTTAA
- a CDS encoding YihY/virulence factor BrkB family protein: MPPAVRRITARALLTLKRACVEFVDDRGHRDAAQIAFFAVLSFVPLSMLLVGGFGLFFEDADIRRRVVLAVFENVPLSQDADRARLESTVGDALDNTGRLGPVSVLLLLVAASGVMGALRHAINQAWDIDTRPPLVRRKALDLALVLGASTVLVFSVSLSATREAADWLGDAGWALDLVGDVLPFAFTVAVVLFLYRVLPSPRPKTREIWPGAVVAALLISVTRGALEIYFEHLADFGALYGSLGALMALLIFVYAVSMILVFGAEYASEWSRLPDGDVTFSTIVGSSKTASRF; this comes from the coding sequence ATGCCACCCGCCGTTCGCCGGATCACCGCCCGCGCCTTGCTCACGCTCAAGCGCGCGTGCGTGGAGTTCGTCGACGATCGCGGCCACCGCGACGCGGCGCAGATCGCGTTCTTCGCGGTGCTGTCGTTCGTCCCGCTGTCGATGCTGCTGGTCGGCGGATTCGGCCTGTTCTTCGAGGACGCCGACATCCGCAGGCGGGTCGTGCTGGCCGTGTTCGAGAACGTGCCGCTCTCGCAGGACGCGGACCGCGCGCGCCTCGAGTCGACCGTCGGCGACGCGCTCGACAACACGGGCCGGCTCGGACCGGTCTCGGTCCTGCTGCTGCTCGTCGCCGCGAGCGGCGTGATGGGTGCGCTGCGGCACGCGATCAACCAGGCGTGGGACATCGACACGCGCCCGCCGCTCGTCCGTCGCAAGGCGCTGGACCTCGCGCTCGTGCTCGGGGCGTCGACGGTGCTCGTGTTCAGCGTCTCGCTGAGCGCGACGCGCGAGGCCGCCGACTGGCTCGGCGACGCGGGCTGGGCGCTCGACCTGGTCGGCGACGTCCTGCCGTTCGCCTTCACGGTCGCGGTCGTGCTGTTCCTCTACCGCGTGCTGCCGAGCCCGCGGCCCAAGACCAGGGAGATCTGGCCCGGGGCGGTCGTCGCCGCCCTGCTGATCAGCGTCACCCGCGGCGCGCTGGAGATCTACTTCGAGCACCTCGCGGACTTCGGCGCGCTCTACGGCTCGCTCGGCGCGCTGATGGCGCTGCTGATCTTCGTCTACGCCGTCTCGATGATCCTCGTGTTCGGCGCCGAGTACGCGTCGGAGTGGTCGCGACTGCCCGACGGCGACGTCACTTTTTCGACAATTGTCGGAAGCTCGAAAACAGCCTCAAGGTTCTGA